Proteins encoded in a region of the Stieleria neptunia genome:
- a CDS encoding type II secretion system F family protein, whose product MAVFSYSGIDAARKSVQGTVSADTAREARDSLRGRGIHVRKISACKHRESKFRLPRFSLIGSKSHWATAVSELSMLLHAGIPMLDALDTIVEQNHGAFRAALLAVRDRVAAGESFAQALGGRPDLFDEASVQMVEVGENAGTLEEVLSQLAEFKQRQSQFTDAVTTALVYPIFLVCFGTAAGVFLMTSVLPPLLENLEETLDELPFPTRVAKALSSLLVDNRWFWIMGLVAGVVALTLAFQSRRGRQVFDRLVLRVPILGPMLVKQGVSRIAMIIGTLSRSGVELTRAFDLAERSTRNTVFRSALHECGSRISAGEELADALQRSGAFPPLAVRVFSIGQESGKLDEMLFRLAEDYDEQVKTASARLTSLIEPVLILVLAAMVGFLLLATILPILEAGNVL is encoded by the coding sequence ATGGCTGTCTTTTCCTATTCCGGTATCGACGCGGCTCGCAAATCCGTCCAGGGAACGGTCAGCGCCGATACCGCGCGGGAAGCCCGTGATTCGCTGCGTGGCCGCGGCATTCACGTGCGCAAGATCTCCGCCTGCAAACACCGCGAATCGAAGTTCCGTCTGCCGCGGTTTTCGTTGATCGGATCGAAGAGTCATTGGGCGACCGCCGTGTCGGAGTTGTCGATGCTGTTGCACGCCGGCATTCCGATGCTCGATGCGCTTGATACGATCGTCGAGCAGAATCACGGGGCATTTCGCGCGGCGTTGCTGGCCGTCCGCGATCGAGTCGCTGCGGGGGAATCGTTTGCCCAGGCGCTCGGCGGCCGTCCCGATCTGTTCGACGAGGCCTCGGTGCAGATGGTCGAAGTCGGTGAAAACGCCGGGACGCTGGAGGAAGTGCTTTCACAGCTGGCCGAATTCAAACAACGCCAATCCCAGTTCACCGATGCGGTCACGACCGCGCTGGTGTATCCGATCTTTTTGGTTTGCTTTGGAACCGCGGCCGGGGTGTTTTTGATGACCAGTGTCTTGCCGCCCCTGCTGGAAAACTTGGAAGAGACCCTCGACGAACTTCCGTTTCCGACGCGGGTTGCCAAGGCGCTCAGCAGTCTACTGGTCGACAATCGCTGGTTCTGGATCATGGGGCTGGTCGCTGGCGTGGTCGCGTTGACGCTGGCCTTTCAAAGCCGACGGGGCAGGCAGGTGTTTGATCGACTGGTGTTGCGCGTGCCGATTCTCGGTCCGATGCTGGTCAAACAAGGTGTGTCCCGGATCGCGATGATCATCGGAACGCTCTCGCGTAGCGGTGTCGAATTGACGCGTGCGTTCGATCTGGCCGAGCGTTCGACCCGCAACACCGTGTTCCGATCGGCGCTGCATGAATGCGGCAGCCGGATTTCCGCCGGCGAAGAGCTTGCCGATGCCTTGCAACGCAGTGGTGCGTTTCCCCCGCTGGCGGTGCGGGTGTTCTCCATCGGCCAGGAGTCGGGAAAACTCGACGAGATGCTCTTCCGTCTCGCCGAAGACTATGATGAACAAGTCAAAACGGCGTCGGCACGACTGACCTCGTTGATCGAACCGGTCCTGATCCTTGTCTTGGCCGCCATGGTTGGATTTTTGTTGTTGGCCACGATCCTTCCGATTCTGGAGGCTGGAAATGTTTTGTGA
- the gspG gene encoding type II secretion system major pseudopilin GspG: protein MKRRGFSLVELIVVMVILGMLAGLVAVRTRGYLINSRKNAVKAEIATIINALETFRIDQGRYPTEDEGLEILKEETETWPEGFLTKMPVDPWKNPYLYFVGEEGVEVVSLGADGREGGDGEDADFSSTMLEE from the coding sequence ATGAAACGACGCGGATTCTCACTCGTCGAGTTGATCGTGGTGATGGTGATCCTGGGCATGTTGGCCGGACTGGTCGCCGTTCGCACGCGTGGCTATTTGATCAACTCGCGCAAGAACGCGGTCAAAGCAGAGATCGCGACGATCATCAACGCGCTGGAAACGTTTCGCATTGATCAGGGACGTTATCCGACCGAAGACGAAGGACTGGAGATTTTAAAAGAAGAGACCGAGACCTGGCCCGAAGGTTTCTTGACCAAGATGCCCGTCGATCCTTGGAAGAACCCGTATCTTTACTTCGTCGGCGAAGAAGGCGTCGAAGTGGTCAGCTTGGGCGCCGATGGACGTGAGGGAGGCGACGGAGAGGACGCCGATTTCTCCAGCACGATGTTGGAAGAATGA
- a CDS encoding type II secretion system protein encodes MVCCVDINAEAGRGEPELRSANRGFSLIELIVVLVLMAVLASLATLSVRGVIARQRLGRAVEVVEQFDTALRRSARDQRRQVAGVIDRGRGRLTVDPSGDQSRMFTLPRQVSIDAIRFGPVSASRQGSQVIANRDGSSPSYALRLTTAETRRWVFLVGGSGQVVEDFNDMAVDLALGMR; translated from the coding sequence ATGGTGTGTTGTGTAGATATCAATGCCGAAGCGGGGCGAGGGGAGCCAGAACTGAGAAGCGCAAACCGTGGCTTCTCCTTGATCGAACTCATCGTCGTCTTGGTGCTGATGGCGGTGCTTGCTTCGCTGGCGACGCTGTCGGTCCGCGGTGTGATCGCTCGACAACGTTTGGGGCGTGCCGTCGAAGTCGTCGAGCAATTTGATACCGCGCTGCGGCGCTCGGCACGCGACCAGCGCCGACAAGTCGCCGGAGTCATCGACCGTGGACGTGGACGACTGACCGTTGATCCCTCGGGTGATCAATCGAGAATGTTTACGTTGCCGCGTCAAGTTTCCATCGATGCGATTCGCTTCGGCCCCGTCTCGGCGTCTCGACAAGGATCGCAAGTGATCGCAAACCGTGACGGATCGTCGCCCAGCTACGCGCTGCGTTTGACCACCGCTGAAACGCGGCGCTGGGTTTTCTTGGTCGGGGGAAGCGGACAAGTCGTGGAGGACTTCAATGACATGGCGGTTGATTTGGCGCTGGGGATGCGATGA
- a CDS encoding type II secretion system protein produces the protein MNRRPAFTLLEVIVALALMGSVLVGSMLAFSRHRKQLSMAEKRLEATRVADRLVHELSAQQGGLPIGTRGAVAGKRDWVWQTSLIGSTSLATVEMQVVRFEIMEIDAASTSLVSVDLVKPAGVP, from the coding sequence ATGAACCGGCGACCTGCATTCACGCTGTTGGAAGTCATTGTCGCGTTGGCGCTGATGGGGTCGGTGCTGGTCGGGTCAATGCTCGCGTTCTCGCGGCACCGCAAACAACTGTCGATGGCCGAGAAGCGACTGGAAGCCACCCGAGTCGCCGATCGATTGGTGCACGAACTTTCGGCACAGCAAGGCGGTTTGCCGATCGGCACGCGGGGCGCGGTGGCCGGCAAGCGTGATTGGGTTTGGCAGACGTCGCTGATCGGTAGCACTTCCTTGGCCACAGTTGAGATGCAGGTCGTGCGTTTTGAAATCATGGAAATCGATGCCGCATCGACGTCATTGGTCTCGGTCGATCTGGTCAAACCGGCGGGCGTTCCATGA
- a CDS encoding type II secretion system protein, with protein sequence MALPGRRPLDARRRPRKDVVHRSAADAFTLIEMIVALVLAALMMVGLLGIVASVSTQSTQLHREQFDYVAAGLLADRLRNDLINARGIAAGADTLILSGYVSPQQVPGTVRYERAMIGSRRLLIRHIGRQRDVCWVDFGAFEFETYDEFDAEAPIPDMTGGLLPMPSRFRIAGRDAQGRVLFDEVIDHHAD encoded by the coding sequence ATGGCCCTTCCGGGCCGTCGTCCGCTGGACGCCCGACGACGACCTAGAAAGGACGTCGTACATCGCTCCGCCGCCGATGCATTCACGTTGATCGAGATGATCGTCGCGCTGGTGCTGGCGGCGTTGATGATGGTCGGCTTGTTGGGCATCGTGGCCTCGGTCTCGACGCAGTCCACTCAATTGCATCGCGAGCAATTCGATTATGTCGCCGCCGGACTCCTGGCCGATCGTTTGCGCAACGATTTGATCAACGCGCGAGGCATCGCCGCCGGCGCCGACACATTAATTTTGTCAGGATACGTCTCGCCACAGCAGGTGCCCGGCACGGTCCGCTACGAACGGGCGATGATCGGATCAAGACGTTTACTGATTCGCCACATCGGCCGCCAACGCGACGTGTGCTGGGTTGATTTCGGTGCGTTCGAATTCGAAACGTATGACGAGTTCGATGCCGAAGCCCCCATTCCCGACATGACCGGTGGGCTGCTGCCGATGCCCAGTCGCTTTCGCATCGCCGGGCGAGACGCGCAAGGTCGAGTCTTGTTTGACGAGGTGATCGATCATCATGCGGACTGA
- a CDS encoding tetratricopeptide repeat protein, with product MFFVCLLPVGCSSLQSKNRSVVKVQTKRDTERANRLTYAGIRSLQKQHLDKAAKQFREAVEADETYGPAHNNLGLMHYEQGNLYQAVMAFEQARDYLPGDPAVVYNLALALEAAGRTGEAIELYYTANAMDRANPLYLGNLVRLRVRLGEHDDVLVQQLQDLALIETRPDWRRWADTQLALSQNDVLDRGPGTPDLEAMVDRKTEADSGALRTKIIDLTPVMPASAEEPIAEPFGFDDLPDAPPHTDPPNDPYGNDPTMDLTPPSPPAVDASTLEESYVEDLTDKP from the coding sequence ATGTTCTTCGTCTGTCTGCTGCCCGTCGGATGCTCGTCTCTGCAAAGTAAGAATCGATCGGTGGTCAAGGTTCAGACCAAACGGGACACCGAGCGTGCCAATCGTTTGACGTACGCGGGCATCCGATCTCTGCAGAAGCAGCATCTCGACAAGGCGGCGAAACAATTTCGCGAAGCGGTGGAGGCGGATGAGACGTATGGTCCGGCGCACAACAACCTGGGGCTGATGCATTACGAGCAAGGCAACTTGTATCAGGCCGTGATGGCGTTTGAGCAGGCGCGAGACTATTTGCCCGGCGATCCGGCGGTGGTCTACAATTTGGCTTTGGCGCTCGAAGCGGCCGGACGCACCGGTGAAGCGATCGAGCTCTACTACACCGCCAACGCGATGGATCGCGCCAATCCGCTTTATCTCGGCAATTTGGTCCGGTTGCGGGTCCGGCTGGGCGAGCACGATGACGTGCTGGTTCAGCAGCTCCAGGATTTGGCGCTGATCGAAACACGCCCCGATTGGCGACGCTGGGCGGACACGCAGCTGGCGCTTTCGCAAAACGATGTGTTGGATCGCGGCCCGGGCACACCGGATCTGGAGGCGATGGTCGACCGTAAAACCGAGGCGGATTCCGGGGCCCTGCGGACCAAGATCATCGACTTGACACCCGTCATGCCGGCCTCGGCGGAAGAGCCGATCGCCGAACCGTTCGGATTTGACGATCTGCCCGATGCCCCGCCGCACACAGATCCGCCGAACGACCCGTACGGGAATGATCCGACCATGGATTTGACCCCGCCGTCGCCGCCCGCGGTCGACGCGTCAACCTTGGAAGAAAGCTACGTCGAAGACCTGACCGACAAACCCTAA
- a CDS encoding FxsA family protein: MLLRLLLLFITVPLVELYLLLQLADVTGAGPTFLLVIVTGIIGSWLAKREGLIAWQKFQLALAEGRMPSREIQDGLMIVFSAALLLTPGLLTDIVGFAMLVPVGRNLIRKFVLSRMFRGFGSVQVHTTTSFERTPLHPFDDSKTIEGRATRR, encoded by the coding sequence ATGCTGCTTCGACTTCTTCTGCTGTTCATCACCGTCCCGCTGGTGGAGCTGTACCTGCTGTTGCAGCTGGCCGATGTCACGGGCGCCGGCCCGACATTCTTGCTGGTCATCGTTACCGGCATTATCGGCTCTTGGCTGGCCAAACGTGAGGGCCTGATCGCGTGGCAAAAGTTTCAATTGGCGTTGGCCGAAGGCCGGATGCCCAGCCGCGAGATTCAAGACGGACTGATGATCGTGTTTTCCGCCGCACTGCTGCTGACGCCCGGCTTGCTGACCGATATCGTCGGCTTCGCGATGCTGGTCCCGGTCGGACGCAATCTGATTCGCAAGTTCGTGCTTTCCCGCATGTTCCGCGGCTTCGGGTCGGTGCAGGTCCACACCACCACAAGCTTTGAACGCACACCTCTGCACCCCTTCGATGACAGCAAAACCATCGAAGGCAGAGCCACCCGCCGCTAG
- a CDS encoding alpha/beta hydrolase codes for MPDLAISQHPPAKINQVTIVIAQSLTVPDADGLYARLWHRGDGSERGVMILVHGLGDHGGRYASFAKRMLRRGWAVFAFDLPGHGRSPGRRGIVKSYDSLLQLIASSRQLLWQSFGVQHQVVIGHSMGGNVAVNYALRSAEFDAVETPELSGLVLVAPMLMPPSFLDRPKIFAAWGTGQLFRWIRLSKPARAEQLTRDHDAAERFRTDPLQHSQISLYLATQLLAQGRFALDHAAAIETPTLVLQGDEDELIDQAACRNLALRMRERAEFVRWPGGRHDLIQDVDAEDVADHLAGWMSRKVNHFSPALRLARQVDLNSETLEGLLTDTTTIDGTWPTTGRPATPTRRVCQ; via the coding sequence GTGCCAGATCTGGCCATTTCGCAACACCCCCCCGCCAAAATCAATCAGGTGACGATCGTGATCGCCCAATCTTTAACGGTCCCCGACGCGGACGGTTTGTACGCACGGCTCTGGCATCGCGGCGACGGCTCGGAGCGCGGCGTGATGATCCTGGTGCACGGATTGGGGGACCACGGCGGACGATACGCGTCCTTTGCCAAGCGGATGCTGCGGCGCGGCTGGGCGGTTTTCGCTTTCGATCTGCCGGGGCACGGTCGCTCGCCGGGACGACGCGGAATCGTCAAGAGTTACGATTCGCTGTTGCAATTGATCGCGTCGTCGCGTCAGTTGCTGTGGCAGTCCTTTGGCGTCCAGCACCAGGTCGTGATCGGCCACAGCATGGGAGGCAACGTGGCGGTCAATTACGCGCTGCGGAGCGCGGAGTTTGATGCGGTCGAAACGCCGGAACTGTCGGGATTGGTGTTGGTCGCGCCGATGCTGATGCCGCCGAGTTTCCTGGATCGACCCAAGATCTTCGCCGCTTGGGGCACGGGGCAACTGTTTCGTTGGATCCGGCTTTCCAAACCGGCCCGTGCAGAACAATTGACGCGTGACCACGACGCGGCAGAGCGTTTCCGCACCGACCCGTTGCAGCACAGTCAGATCTCGTTGTACCTGGCGACCCAGTTGTTGGCACAAGGGCGTTTCGCGTTGGATCACGCGGCCGCGATCGAGACACCGACGTTGGTGTTGCAGGGGGATGAAGACGAATTGATCGATCAGGCCGCGTGCCGCAACTTGGCGCTACGGATGCGCGAGCGGGCGGAGTTTGTCCGTTGGCCCGGTGGACGTCATGATTTGATCCAAGATGTCGACGCGGAGGACGTGGCGGATCATCTGGCCGGTTGGATGAGCCGCAAGGTCAACCACTTCTCACCGGCATTGCGGTTGGCGCGTCAAGTCGATTTGAACTCCGAAACGCTCGAAGGCCTGCTGACCGACACGACTACAATTGACGGTACTTGGCCCACCACCGGTCGGCCTGCGACTCCGACCAGACGGGTATGTCAGTGA
- a CDS encoding serine/threonine-protein kinase — protein MTPNQYGRVKELFLRVVDLDRGERERVLENACADDPELRAAVDSLLEHDDSRTIIRSAETTVADFSPTVLTAPRRNLFGAGVEHWWQFTHGLGRQGQLALGGLISCLLLALIGFLVQRYIGQLRKEVRRETLNEIVDSNVLALKMWLDHEVEKAESWARSNRLRQSVGELIRITDDADDLSQTPLAAPIHFKIRSEITALAGREEHFAIWDRRYRLIADSISGGDRIGHNATPWGSSILASVFEGRSELFPLEKDRSITPLDESTAVIPHLAIVTPLRNADGRVIAALQIHDSTSREKAMRITQAFRLGESGETYVFDRDGQVLSASRFDRQLEQAGLIPTTADTSVRHIYLHDPGGDTTAGYQFEGPAAALPLTKMARMCLSGNDGSDVDGYRDFRGVTVVGAWRWLDDLQVGVATEFDADEVDPSAGVTRVFALAVMVQSGLCLCIAIGSYYSINRLRHRFGEDQKLGQYRLEKQIGEGGMGKVFKAQHELLKRPTAIKLLKPQFSDSDSIARFQREARSASQLEHFNTVRVLDYGVSEERIFYLVMEYIDGLTLSHLVELETVIEPSRAVFLLRQVLYSLREAHNAGLVHRDLKPGNVMICIRGGTSDVVKVLDFGLAKPIHTTTSQLITESHLVAGTPQYLAPERLHDQGTNDPRSDLFSFGAVAFFLLTGRNAVDGQSIAEILHQLANVPPSRPSEYTTQSIPAALDDLVFRCLSKDPNDRPESAQQLIDQLDGITDIPVWSESQADRWWAKYRQL, from the coding sequence GTGACGCCGAACCAATACGGTCGAGTCAAAGAACTGTTTCTCCGAGTGGTCGACCTGGACCGCGGCGAACGTGAACGCGTCTTGGAAAACGCCTGCGCCGACGATCCCGAACTCCGCGCAGCGGTTGATTCGTTGCTTGAGCACGACGATTCGCGGACCATCATTCGATCCGCCGAAACCACCGTCGCAGATTTTTCCCCCACAGTGCTGACCGCCCCAAGGAGGAATTTGTTTGGCGCCGGCGTCGAGCATTGGTGGCAGTTCACGCATGGTCTCGGCCGGCAAGGTCAGTTGGCCCTCGGCGGACTGATTTCCTGTTTGCTGCTCGCGCTGATCGGCTTTCTCGTCCAACGGTACATCGGACAGTTGCGGAAGGAGGTCCGCCGCGAAACCCTGAATGAAATCGTCGACAGCAACGTCCTTGCACTGAAAATGTGGCTGGATCACGAAGTCGAAAAAGCTGAATCCTGGGCCCGCAGCAACCGCCTTCGCCAGTCCGTTGGCGAACTGATCCGCATCACAGACGATGCGGACGATCTTTCCCAAACCCCTCTCGCTGCGCCGATCCATTTCAAAATCCGCAGCGAAATCACGGCCTTGGCCGGACGTGAGGAACACTTCGCCATTTGGGATCGGCGTTACCGACTGATCGCCGATTCCATCTCAGGGGGCGACCGCATCGGTCACAACGCAACGCCGTGGGGATCCAGCATTCTTGCTTCCGTGTTCGAAGGACGCTCGGAGCTTTTTCCACTGGAGAAGGATCGTTCGATCACCCCGCTGGACGAGAGCACCGCCGTCATTCCACATCTCGCGATCGTGACGCCACTTCGCAACGCCGACGGCCGAGTCATTGCCGCGCTGCAGATTCACGACTCCACAAGCCGGGAGAAAGCGATGCGAATCACGCAAGCGTTCCGACTGGGCGAATCGGGTGAAACCTACGTCTTCGACCGCGACGGACAAGTGCTGTCCGCCAGTCGATTCGATCGACAACTCGAGCAAGCCGGGTTGATCCCAACCACAGCGGACACAAGTGTTCGACACATCTACCTACACGACCCCGGCGGAGACACCACGGCTGGCTATCAGTTCGAAGGCCCCGCTGCGGCGCTTCCACTGACAAAGATGGCTCGCATGTGTCTCTCCGGTAACGACGGCAGTGACGTCGACGGGTATCGTGACTTTCGCGGCGTCACGGTCGTCGGCGCTTGGCGCTGGCTCGATGATCTCCAGGTCGGCGTTGCGACCGAGTTTGATGCCGATGAAGTCGATCCGTCAGCAGGCGTCACACGGGTCTTTGCCTTGGCGGTGATGGTCCAATCCGGACTCTGCTTGTGCATCGCAATCGGATCGTACTATTCCATCAATCGCCTCCGCCATCGCTTCGGCGAAGACCAAAAACTGGGACAATACCGATTGGAAAAACAGATCGGTGAGGGAGGGATGGGAAAGGTCTTCAAAGCGCAGCACGAGCTGCTGAAACGCCCCACAGCCATCAAGTTGCTCAAACCCCAATTCAGCGACTCCGACAGCATTGCCAGATTTCAGCGTGAAGCACGATCGGCGAGCCAACTGGAGCACTTCAACACCGTCCGCGTTCTAGACTATGGCGTTTCCGAGGAACGGATCTTTTATCTGGTGATGGAATACATCGACGGTCTAACGCTCTCCCATCTCGTCGAGCTTGAAACCGTGATCGAGCCGTCCCGCGCTGTCTTTCTGCTGCGGCAGGTGCTCTATTCGCTTCGCGAAGCCCACAATGCCGGACTCGTGCATCGGGATCTGAAACCGGGCAACGTGATGATTTGTATTCGCGGGGGGACTTCCGATGTCGTGAAGGTGCTCGACTTCGGTCTTGCGAAACCGATCCACACCACCACATCACAATTGATCACAGAAAGCCATTTGGTGGCGGGAACACCGCAGTATCTGGCGCCTGAGCGGCTTCACGATCAGGGGACCAATGATCCCAGATCCGATCTGTTTTCGTTCGGCGCCGTGGCGTTCTTTCTGTTGACCGGACGCAACGCAGTCGACGGGCAATCCATCGCCGAGATCCTCCACCAGCTTGCCAATGTTCCGCCCTCACGGCCAAGCGAATACACAACCCAATCGATCCCAGCCGCACTCGACGATTTGGTCTTTCGCTGTTTGTCAAAAGACCCGAATGATCGCCCGGAATCGGCCCAACAACTCATCGATCAACTCGACGGTATCACTGACATACCCGTCTGGTCGGAGTCGCAGGCCGACCGGTGGTGGGCCAAGTACCGTCAATTGTAG
- a CDS encoding ECF-type sigma factor: protein MTTPTPPHTELLRRVSGGERRAADELLELVYEDFRSMAAAYLRHESNDVTLQPTALVHEAFLRLIDQKRVQWQGRTHFLAIGAKAMRRILVDNARRRNRKKRGGSATRISFEEQLFLSPDHDHDLIAVDQLLAELQEIDPRQSQIVELRFFGGMTSSEVAQYLGISKSTVDREWRVVRAWLRQQLNEDDKA from the coding sequence ATGACAACGCCGACCCCGCCCCACACCGAACTTCTCCGACGCGTTTCCGGCGGTGAGCGACGGGCGGCCGACGAGCTGCTGGAGTTGGTCTATGAGGATTTTCGCTCGATGGCGGCAGCCTATTTGCGGCACGAATCCAACGACGTGACGCTGCAGCCGACGGCACTCGTCCACGAAGCGTTTTTGCGGCTGATCGATCAAAAACGGGTCCAATGGCAGGGCCGCACGCATTTTCTGGCGATCGGCGCGAAAGCCATGCGCCGCATCCTCGTCGACAACGCTCGTCGCCGAAATCGCAAGAAACGAGGCGGTTCGGCCACAAGAATTTCTTTCGAGGAGCAGCTGTTTCTTTCGCCCGATCACGATCACGACTTGATCGCCGTGGACCAGCTGTTGGCCGAGCTGCAAGAGATCGATCCGCGACAATCGCAAATCGTCGAGCTGCGGTTCTTTGGCGGAATGACGAGTTCAGAGGTCGCCCAGTACCTGGGCATTTCCAAATCGACGGTCGATCGCGAGTGGCGCGTCGTCCGCGCCTGGCTTCGTCAGCAACTCAACGAGGACGACAAGGCGTGA
- a CDS encoding response regulator transcription factor — protein MPETTTLFLIDPDPSARRIVGRIADQMNIDFRHYTSAEDFLEAYTRQTPGCIVAEFRLLGISGNELQNRLVAEGTSLPIIFVSAFAEIPFAVQAMTQGAINVLEKPVSEQALWDSIQHALACERRVRRIDAKHAAVGKRLARLTCKEREVFDLLVQGHPNKTIANRLGLSIRTVEARRHHIFRKTGTKSLAQLVRMVVETERRRGGH, from the coding sequence ATGCCGGAAACGACCACTCTCTTTCTGATCGACCCTGATCCGTCGGCCCGGCGGATCGTCGGCCGGATCGCGGATCAAATGAACATCGATTTCCGGCACTACACAAGCGCCGAGGATTTTCTTGAAGCATACACGCGCCAGACACCGGGGTGCATCGTCGCAGAATTTCGGTTGCTGGGAATCAGCGGAAACGAGCTGCAAAATCGACTCGTTGCCGAGGGCACTTCCCTACCCATCATTTTCGTTTCCGCATTTGCAGAAATCCCGTTCGCGGTGCAGGCGATGACGCAAGGTGCGATCAACGTGCTGGAAAAACCGGTCAGCGAGCAGGCGTTGTGGGATTCCATCCAGCATGCTCTGGCATGTGAAAGACGCGTTCGGCGGATCGATGCAAAGCATGCCGCCGTTGGGAAGCGTTTGGCAAGACTGACTTGCAAGGAACGCGAAGTCTTTGATCTGCTGGTCCAAGGGCACCCGAACAAAACGATCGCGAATCGATTGGGGCTGAGCATTCGAACCGTCGAGGCACGCCGTCATCATATCTTCCGAAAGACCGGCACGAAGTCCCTCGCACAGCTCGTACGGATGGTGGTCGAGACCGAGCGTCGCCGCGGCGGTCACTGA
- the serS gene encoding serine--tRNA ligase: MLDRKFILQNVELVRENCERRGVPCDVDRIVELDAQRVTQLQLAQDLNRQANEVSKQIPKASDNAQRQELIAKGRELREQKDAAQKQCDELEDQILAIQTLIPNLTHPDAPTGGEDDAKELSRGATPKPEFDFQPLDHLQLGEKHDLFDFEGGARVAGAGFYFLRNAAVRLDLALQQFAIAFLSDRGFTPVSTPDLALTSVLQGTGFNPRGPETQIYSIENTELNLVATAEITLGGMMADQTLTDTELPIKLCGLSHCFRTEAGAAGRASKGLYRVHQFTKVEMFAFALPEQSDAMHEEMRALECELFDALEVPYRVVDTASGDLGGPAYRKYDLEAWMPGRGDAGEWGEVTSTSNCTDYQARRLNTRYKVTGEKGTKFLHTLNGTAVATGRAMIAVIENHQRADGSIAVPKVLQPWMGCDVIG, translated from the coding sequence ATGCTTGACCGGAAATTCATCCTCCAAAACGTCGAACTGGTCCGCGAGAACTGTGAGCGACGCGGCGTGCCCTGTGATGTCGATCGCATCGTCGAACTGGACGCCCAGCGGGTCACTCAACTGCAACTCGCCCAAGACCTCAACCGCCAAGCCAACGAAGTCAGCAAGCAGATTCCCAAGGCATCCGATAACGCCCAGCGACAAGAACTGATCGCCAAGGGCCGCGAGCTGCGAGAACAAAAGGATGCCGCCCAAAAACAATGCGACGAGTTGGAAGACCAGATCCTGGCGATCCAAACGCTGATCCCCAACCTGACCCACCCCGACGCGCCGACCGGTGGCGAAGACGATGCCAAAGAATTGTCGCGGGGCGCGACGCCGAAACCGGAGTTCGATTTCCAACCGCTGGACCATCTCCAGCTCGGTGAAAAACACGACCTGTTCGATTTCGAAGGCGGAGCACGGGTCGCCGGTGCGGGGTTCTACTTTCTACGAAATGCCGCGGTCCGCTTGGACCTGGCGCTGCAACAGTTCGCCATCGCCTTCCTTTCCGATCGCGGTTTCACGCCGGTGTCCACGCCCGACCTGGCGCTGACCAGCGTGCTGCAGGGAACCGGGTTCAACCCGCGCGGCCCCGAGACCCAAATTTACAGCATCGAGAACACGGAATTGAACCTGGTCGCCACCGCAGAGATCACACTCGGCGGCATGATGGCTGATCAAACGCTGACCGACACCGAGTTGCCGATCAAGTTATGCGGGCTCAGTCACTGTTTCCGTACCGAAGCCGGAGCGGCCGGTCGCGCGTCCAAGGGCCTGTACCGCGTGCATCAATTCACCAAAGTCGAAATGTTCGCCTTCGCCTTGCCCGAGCAAAGCGATGCGATGCATGAAGAGATGCGGGCGCTGGAGTGTGAATTGTTCGATGCCTTGGAAGTCCCCTACCGGGTCGTCGATACCGCCAGCGGCGATCTGGGTGGTCCGGCTTATCGCAAGTATGATCTGGAAGCCTGGATGCCGGGACGAGGCGACGCCGGCGAGTGGGGCGAGGTGACCAGCACCAGCAACTGCACCGACTATCAGGCGCGTCGATTGAACACGCGTTACAAGGTGACCGGAGAGAAGGGCACCAAGTTCCTGCACACCCTCAACGGCACCGCCGTCGCCACCGGACGCGCGATGATCGCGGTGATCGAAAACCATCAACGCGCCGACGGCAGCATCGCAGTTCCCAAGGTCCTGCAACCCTGGATGGGTTGCGACGTGATCGGGTAA